The DNA window ATATAAGGGGTGTGTTTTTGAAGAAGCCGGGTCTGCGCTTGGATATTGCATTTACCGCAAGGAAAAGGAATTCCTTTATATCCGTCAGTTCTATATCGAGCCCGCACACCGGAGGAAAGGATTGGGGTTGCGGGCCTTGAGGGTTCTTCGGAAGACGGTCTGGAAAAAGTACCCCCTCCTTCGGATGGATGTGTTGGTCGATAACGGGCCGGGGGTCCGCTTTTGGCGGGCGGCAGGTTTCCGCGATTACTGCTTAACTTTGGAGAGTGATAATCGATGAATTGGCTCGATGAAATGCATGAGGAACTGCATGTCCTGGACCACCAGGGACTCCTGCGCCGCCTAAGGGTGGTCGACCCCCTGGGAGGGATGCGCGCTTCGGTGGACCATAAGGACGTGACCCTCTTTTGCACGAACAATTATCTGGGGCTGGCGGACCATCCCAAGGTCTTGGAGCGGGCGCAGAAGGCCCTTTTGCGATATGGCGCCGGCGCCCAGGCTTCCCGTTTGGTGTCCGGACACTTCCCGGTCCACATGCAGTTGGAGGAGATCACGGCCTTGTTCAAGGGGACCGAAGCGTGCCTGGCCTTTCCGACGGGCTATATGGCGAACTTGGCGGCGGTCTCCGCCCTGGTAGGGGAAGAGGACGCCATCCTTTGTGACCGCCTGAACCACGCCAGCCTCATCGATGCTTGCCGCATGACCAAGGCCAAGTTCATGGTCTATGAGCACCTGAACCTGGACGACCTGAAGAAGCAACTGGGAAAAACCGCCGGTTTCCGCCGACGGCTCATCGTTACCGATGGTCTTTTCAGCATGGACGGGGACTTGGTCCCCTTGAAGAAGGTCATGGACCTGGCCCATGAGCAGGATGCCATGGTGATGGTGGATGACGCCCATGGGACGGGGGTCCTGGGGCCCGGTGGACAGGGGATCGTCCATCATTTCCCGCTGAAATACCAACCGGATGCGGTGGTGGGGACCTATAGCAAGGCTTTGGGGAGCGTGGGCGGGTTCGTTGGTGGTCCCAAGATCCTCATTGAATATCTGTTGAACAAGGCGAGGACCTTCATTTATACGACCGGTCTTCCCCCGGCGTCCTGCGGGGCTTCCTTAGGAGCCTTGGAGGTCCTTCAACAGGAACCCCAGCGAGTGGAAAAGCTCTGGGAAAATGGGAAGCGTATCCGGGAGGGGTTACGGGCCTTGGGCTTTGACATTCCCCGGGGCGCGGGACCCATCCTGCCCATCGTGGTGGGGGAGAACGAAGAAGCGGTGAAGATGTCGGCCAAGCTAGTGGAGGAAGGCATTCTCGTGGTCGCCATCCGTCCGCCCACGGTCCCCAAGGGGACGGCCCGTCTTCGTTTGTCGGTCTCGGCGGCCCATACGGATGCCGATATCGAAAAGCTTTTGGATGCCTTCCGGAAGCTATGATGAGACCCTTATGAAACAACTATTCGTCGTAGGGACGGACACGGGTGTGGGCAAAACCCTCGTTGCGGCGGGATTGGCCCGGATGCTGGCCAACCGAGGTGTGAAGGTGGGCGTGATGAAGCCCATTGCCTCGGGTGGTGACCCCAGTGAGGACGGTCTTCTTCTGCGGAAAGCGGCCAGGCTTCCCAAATCCGCCTATCCCGAGATCGTTCCGGTCCATTTCAAACAACCCTTGGCTCCCTATACGGCTTCCTGGAAGGAAGGAAAAGCCGATCTTAAGAGGATCGAAGCGGCCTACCGCCAAGCCAAGATGAAATATGAATTCTTGATCGTGGAAGGCATCGGCGGGGTATTGGTCCCCATTACGAAGGATTTCCTGGCCATTGACTGGCTGGTGAAGTGGAAGATCCCGGCTTTGGTCGTGGCCCGCGCGG is part of the bacterium genome and encodes:
- a CDS encoding GNAT family N-acetyltransferase; this encodes MNAAQLNRRMRGWLRGEYKGCVFEEAGSALGYCIYRKEKEFLYIRQFYIEPAHRRKGLGLRALRVLRKTVWKKYPLLRMDVLVDNGPGVRFWRAAGFRDYCLTLESDNR
- the bioF gene encoding 8-amino-7-oxononanoate synthase, whose product is MNWLDEMHEELHVLDHQGLLRRLRVVDPLGGMRASVDHKDVTLFCTNNYLGLADHPKVLERAQKALLRYGAGAQASRLVSGHFPVHMQLEEITALFKGTEACLAFPTGYMANLAAVSALVGEEDAILCDRLNHASLIDACRMTKAKFMVYEHLNLDDLKKQLGKTAGFRRRLIVTDGLFSMDGDLVPLKKVMDLAHEQDAMVMVDDAHGTGVLGPGGQGIVHHFPLKYQPDAVVGTYSKALGSVGGFVGGPKILIEYLLNKARTFIYTTGLPPASCGASLGALEVLQQEPQRVEKLWENGKRIREGLRALGFDIPRGAGPILPIVVGENEEAVKMSAKLVEEGILVVAIRPPTVPKGTARLRLSVSAAHTDADIEKLLDAFRKL
- the bioD gene encoding dethiobiotin synthase; translation: MKQLFVVGTDTGVGKTLVAAGLARMLANRGVKVGVMKPIASGGDPSEDGLLLRKAARLPKSAYPEIVPVHFKQPLAPYTASWKEGKADLKRIEAAYRQAKMKYEFLIVEGIGGVLVPITKDFLAIDWLVKWKIPALVVARAGLGTLNHTLLTVEALRERKVKVLGVVVNGYKGKELSEKTNVQALRQLLGAPVHGPLRYNKIYENDLDRLAKDLSKIGMVI